A stretch of the Nerophis ophidion isolate RoL-2023_Sa linkage group LG29, RoL_Noph_v1.0, whole genome shotgun sequence genome encodes the following:
- the slc26a2 gene encoding sulfate transporter, whose translation MHHGDGRRSTASEDKAESEQHRPLILERVEERTSPGCWTVASRRLKKHCSCSQQKVKAKILDFLPVLKWLPHYQLKDWILGDVMSGLVVGILLVPQSIAYSLLAGQDPIYGLYTSFFSSIIYTLLGTSRHISVGIFGVLCLLVGQVVDRELALAGYLSESISTNNSAALLADSGNGSAVVLCDRSCYAIVVGATVTFTAGVYQVLMAVFQVGFISVYLSNSLLSGFATGASLTILTSQVKYLLGLKLRRPQGWFTLIKTWMGLLANVGQTNLCDLLTSLVCLLLLVPTKELNYRFKAKLKAPIPFELFVVIIATLASHFGRFHLEYGSEVAGEIPTGFMPPQLPSWSLIPNVAVDALAIALVGFAITVSLSEMFAKKHGYQVDANQELYAIGFCNVLPSFFRCFTTSAALTKTLVKESTGCQTQVSGLVTAVVLLLVLLVIAPLFYSLQKCVLAVVIVVNLRGALRKFAEVPGMWRANRVDASIWLITMTTSALVNTELGLLVGVLVSAFSVLVRTQRAQVLELGRTPGRDHYEALASYQGLHAHPGVVVVRYPAPIYYANQTLFRKSLYRRVGLDPVEEKTLRVKLGKKSKDKEGVQEDGESASSVTLRLDKKSQCALRGLVLDCSAILFLDTVGVNALKEVRKDYAEIGVTVVLAQCNTAVLDALQQGEYIPERDDRAFFFTIADAVRHVQHVSTPNGDAGL comes from the exons ATGCATCATGGAGACGGCCGCCGCAGCACCGCGTCAGAGGACAAGGCCGAGAGCGAGCAGCACCGGCCGCTCATCCTGGAAAGAGTGGAGGAAAGAACCTCTCCCGGCTGTTGGACTGTGGCGTCACGGCGGCTGAAGAAGCACTGCTCCTGCTCGCAGCAGAAGGTCAAGGCCAAGATCCTGGACTTCCTTCCCGTCCTAAAATGGCTGCCACACTACCAGCTGAAAGACTGGATCCTGGGCGACGTCATGTCCGGACTCGTTGTGGGAATCCTGTTGGTTCCCCAGTCCATCGCCTACTCCTTGCTGGCTGGTCAGGACCCCATCTATGGGCTCTAcacctccttcttctcctccatcATCTACACGCTCCTCGGCACCTCCAGGCACATCTCTGTGGGCATTTTTGGGGTTCTGTGCCTGCTGGTGGGCCAGGTGGTGGACAGGGAGCTGGCGTTGGCAGGGTACCTCTCCGAGAGCATCAGCACCAACAACAGCGCCGCCCTGCTGGCAGACTCTGGCAACGGCAGCGCGGTGGTGCTGTGTGACAGGAGCTGCTACGCTATCGTCGTGGGGGCGACGGTCACGTTCACCGCGGGGGTCTACCAG GTGCTGATGGCTGTTTTCCAGGTGGGCTTCATCTCAGTCTACCTGTCCAACTCCCTCCTCAGCGGCTTCGCCACCGGAGCCTCCCTGACCATCCTCACCTCCCAGGTCAAGTACCTCCTGGGCCTGAAGCTCCGCAGACCCCAAGGCTGGTTCACGCTGATCAAGACCTGGATGGGTCTGCTGGCCAACGTGGGCCAGACCAACCTGTGTGACCTGCTGACCAGCCTGGTGTGTCTGCTGCTGCTGGTGCCCACCAAGGAGCTCAACTACCGCTTCAAGGCCAAGTTGAAG GCTCCAATCCCCTTCGAGCTCTTTGTGGTCATAATCGCCACACTGGCGTCTCATTTCGGCCGTTTCCACCTGGAATACGGCTCAGAGGTGGCCGGGGAGATCCCCACGGGCTTCATGCCGCCGCAGCTGCCGTCGTGGTCCCTCATCCCCAACGTGGCGGTGGACGCCCTCGCCATAGCGCTGGTGGGCTTCGCCATCACGGTGTCGCTGTCGGAGATGTTCGCCAAGAAGCACGGCTACCAAGTGGACGCCAACCAGGAGTTGTACGCCATCGGCTTCTGCAACGTCCTGCCGTCGTTCTTCAGGTGCTTCACCACCAGCGCCGCCCTGACCAAAACTCTGGTCAAGGAGTCGACGGGCTGCCAGACGCAGGTGTCCGGGCTGGTCACCGCCGTGGTCCTGCTGCTGGTGCTGCTGGTCATCGCGCCGCTCTTCTATTCCCTCCAGAA GTGCGTGCTCGCCGTCGTCATCGTGGTCAACCTCCGCGGCGCTCTGCGAAAGTTCGCCGAGGTGCCTGGCATGTGGCGCGCCAACCGGGTGGACGCCTCCATCTGGTTGATCACCATGACGACCTCGGCGCTGGTCAACACGGAGCTGGGTCTCCTGGTGGGGGTCCTGGTGTCCGCCTTCAGCGTCCTGGTGCGAACCCAGCGTGCGCAGGTGCTGGAGCTGGGCCGCACCCCCGGCAGAGACCACTACGAGGCCCTGGCCTCCTACCAAGGCCTGCACGCTCACCCGGGAGTGGTCGTGGTCAGATACCCCGCCCCCATTTACTACGCCAACCAGACTCTGTTCAGGAAGTCTTTGTACCGCCGCGTGGGACTGGACCCCGTGGAGGAGAAGACTCTCCGCGTCAAGTTGGGGAAGAAGTCCAAAGACAAGGAAGGAGTCCAGGAAGACGGCGAAAGTGCTAGCAGTGTCACTTTGAGGCTGGACAAGAAATCTCAGTGCGCTTTACGCGGATTAGTGTTGGACTGCAGCGCCATCTTGTTCCTGGACACCGTGGGTGTGAACGCCCTGAAGGAAGTACGCAAGGATTACGCCGAAATTGGGGTAACGGTGGTCCTGGCTCAGTGCAACACGGCCGTCCTGGACGCTCTTCAGCAAGGGGAATACATCCCGGAGAGAGACGACAGGGCCTTTTTTTTCACCATCGCAGACGCCGTCCGTCACGTGCAGCACGTGTCCACGCCAAATGGCGACGCCGGACTCTGA